A genomic region of Solanum dulcamara chromosome 2, daSolDulc1.2, whole genome shotgun sequence contains the following coding sequences:
- the LOC129880967 gene encoding phloretin 4'-O-glucosyltransferase-like, translating to MKQHHFVVISLPAQGHINPTLQLAKNLSRAGARCTFVTTVNGFRKLNNLPSIEGLFYASFSDGNDDGLAKTDITAYLKELKRVGSENLKILLGKLDGDGHPVTFLVYTFLIPWVAEVAREINVPSAFSAIQSATAFAIYHHLFSIHNNGVYSSTSEENELSFPIKLPELPLFSRDDIPSVLLQNGPYSSFMIPIMREHIQNLEHDPNPCVLINTFDKLEEKSLKILDKIGIYSIGPLIPSAFFDGNEIEEDKSFGCDLFEKSETYCQWLDSKSEGSVVYVAFGSIAMLKEEQKEEVLQGLLESERPFLWVIRSSKEDDKIKKDENYRLNGKGMIVPWCSQIEVLFHKSIGCFVSHCGWNSTLESMVAGVPLIGFPQFSDQMTNIKMVEEVWGTGVRARVAKEEGIVKREELKMCLEVLMGDGEKGNEIRRNVKRYRDLAMDAVKVGGSSYNNLNKFLESL from the exons ATGAAGCAGCACCATTTCGTTGTCATTTCTCTTCCCGCCCAAGGCCACATTAATCCCACTCTCCAGCTCGCCAAAAACCTCTCACGCGCCGGTGCTCGCTGCACCTTTGTCACCACCGTCAATGGCTTCCGCAAGCTGAACAACCTCCCTTCCATCGAAGGTTTATTCTACGCTTCCTTCTCCGACGGCAACGACGACGGCTTAGCTAAAACGGACATCACTGCTTACTTGAAAGAGTTAAAGCGCGTGGGATCGGAAAATCTCAAAATCCTTCTCGGTAAACTTGACGGCGACGGTCATCCAGTTACTTTCTTAGTTTACACATTTCTCATCCCTTGGGTTGCAGAGGTGGCGCGTGAGATTAACGTGCCGTCAGCTTTTTCAGCAATTCAATCTGCTACTGCTTTTGCGATTTATCATCATTTGTTTTCCATCCATAACAATGGAGTTTACAGCTCTACTAGTGAAGAAAATGAGCTCTCATTCCCAATCAAATTACCGGAATTGCCCCTGTTTTCGCGCGATGATATTCCTTCCGTCCTGTTGCAGAATGGTCCTTactcttctttcatgatcccTATAATGAGAGAACACATACAAAATCTCGAACACGATCCTAATCCTTGTGTTCTCATCAACACTTTTGACAAATTAGAAGAGAAATCCTTGAAAATTCTCGACAAAATTGGGATCTACTCGATTGGGCCTTTGATTCCTTCAGCTTTTTTCGATGGAAATGAAATAGAAGAAGACAAGTCTTTTGGGTGTGATTTGTTTGAAAAATCTGAAACTTATTGCCAGTGGCTAGATTCGAAATCCGAAGGTTCGGTTGTTTATGTAGCATTTGGGAGTATAGCAATGCTGAAAGAGGAGCAGAAGGAAGAGGTTTTGCAGGGtttattggaaagtgaaaggccaTTTTTATGGGTAATTAGATCAAGCAAAGAAGATGACAAGATTAAGAAGGATGAAAACTATAGGTTAAATGGAAAAGGGATGATAGTTCCTTGGTGTTCACAAATAGAG GTACTTTTTCATAAGTCGATCGGGTGTTTCGTGAGTCATTGTGGATGGAATTCGACTTTAGAAAGCATGGTAGCTGGCGTGCCGCTGATTGGATTCCCACAATTCTCCGACCAAATGACGAACATCAAGATGGTGGAGGAAGTTTGGGGAACAGGAGTGAGAGCAAGAGTTGCAAAAGAAGAAGGAATTGTGAAAAGAGAAGAGTTAAAGATGTGTTTGGAAGTTTTAATGGGAGATGGAGAGAAAGGAAATGAAATCAGAAGGAATGTGAAGAGATATAGAGATTTGGCTATGGATGCTGTGAAAGTGGGAGGTTCTTCATATAATAATTTGAACAAGTTTTTGGAGAGTTTGTGA